Proteins from a single region of Trichoderma asperellum chromosome 3, complete sequence:
- a CDS encoding uncharacterized protein (TransMembrane:1 (n3-14c19/20o61-78i)), with protein MKISISLVSASSFLAYGICMILPPDSGIRSGFSPGRFVLFLFTSNQGVIRDFTTELSFRKFYLYIGPFFEFFLLLRCLHIDGHWNLNTLPKHMKFYISGDDNTSCLVFFGHLKEQNCT; from the coding sequence ATGAAGATTAGCATTTCTTTAGTATCAGCGTCGTCATTTCTTGCTTACGGCATTTGCATGATCTTGCCACCAGACAGCGGCATTCGAAGCGGCTTCTCCCCAGGGAggtttgttttatttttgttcaCTTCCAACCAAGGAGTAATTAGGGATTTCACGACGGAGCTCTCTTTTcgaaagttttatttatatattggGCCTTTTttcgaattttttttgttgctgcGATGTTTGCATATAGACGGACACTGGAACCTAAACACCCTCCCGAAACACATGAAATTCTATATCTCAGGTGACGACAACACTTCGtgcctcgtcttctttggGCATCTGAAGGAACAAAACTGTACATAG
- a CDS encoding uncharacterized protein (EggNog:ENOG41~TransMembrane:1 (o70-90i)): protein MSFIRARGFNPATAGLVARDAQVSGMGSRMNLRRSLESVGSLLRRSSTSCTSTDASNTCEKPVGPSDSTLAIVLGIIIPVVVAVIVLFFLHRRNMRRDRLEELNDPTKDLDFGLGNASSKKRKSMFGGVEKGMHKGGLSMDMNLSSPYLLPPGNTGSRESIHSYARTLQTENDPYRTVSQYANSDVGSIRSFKTTDSPSGRRPPKSSALAMPPTTPQAHSDEKEDPFATPTAPKPTHQPPPSAAEVHDVMVPVQPIVPEIETVAPVDVFNADEFEVPDIPAPAPAALKLDGSRSPNMEPSSARSSAYTDNGRASHVSPADVPQILSPGLPPHEDAPAHEEEEPRGRPLSRLPAPQQSGGLGVPQNNANKRLSVGFRPLPPSEAMESDDPEVRANRIRSFYKEYFDDSNEAPPPMPTQPPQHLQQQQQQQQQPQPQRQGGPDYYEDYDQGYLEAAAYYDADTNAFVMPYAQPVTRRAMTPPPSSRQGAPRGGSRGPGPRFRGANGNGGTFSPGPGGRPRAGSAFGPRPDSSASGRWARQNQPKKNLPPPAALATLPTPSKLADDSFAIFNAADFAPPSSIRDNVAGRSQSPFGERRPFLQPPTAASPLVTAFEDLTPLPSPHLLRKSSTFTGLDFAPPKKFRDPEVASDAGSIRSNRSGISQTQLNAIRSGAGRISRLPGDTVFTTAAMDDQLKPSWTLRP, encoded by the exons ATGAGTTTCATACGAGCTCGAGGGTTCAACCCAGCCACGGCTGGGTTGGTTGCGCGTGATGCACAAGTTTCTGGGATGGGATCGCGAATGAACCTGCGCCGAAGCCTTGAGTCCGTTGGATCTCTGCTGCGTAGATCAAGCACGAGCTGTACTTCGACAGATGCCTCCAATACTTGTGAGAAACCAGTTGGACCATCGGACTCGACGCTCGCCATCGTCCTGGGAATTAT TATTCCGGTTGTTGTGGCCGTCATCGTTTTGTTTTTCCTCCACCGCAGGAATATGCGCCGAGACAggctggaagagctcaaCGATCCTACCAAGGACCTGGATTTTGGATTGGGAAATGCTTCCTCCAAGAAGCGAAAGAGCATGTTTGGCGGAGTTGAAAAAGGCATGCACAAGGGTGGACTTTCCATGGACATGAACCTCTCGTCACcgtatcttcttcctccggGCAACACTGGATCTCGCGAATCTATTCACTCGTATGCTCGAACCCTCCAAACCGAAAATGACCCCTATAGAACCGTTAGCCAATACGCAAATAGTGATGTTGGCTCTATCCGATCCTTCAAGACGACTGACAGCCCTTCTGGAAGACGCCCTCCCAAGTCCAGTGCCCTCGCCATGCCTCCGACAACGCCCCAGGCCCATTCGGATGAGAAAGAGGATCCCTTTGCTACCCCTACCGCTCCCAAGCCTACGCACCAGCCTCCTCCCAGTGCCGCCGAGGTCCACGATGTCATGGTTCCCGTGCAGCCAATTGTCCCGGAAATCGAAACTGTTGCCCCTGTCGACGTCTTCAACGCCGACGAATTCGAAGTGCCCGATATCCCGGCTCCTGCTCCCGCTGCTCTGAAGCTCGACGGCTCCCGAAGCCCCAACATGGAACCTAGCTCAGCTCGTTCATCTGCTTACACCGATAATGGTCGTGCCTCGCACGTCAGCCCCGCTGACGTTCCCCAGATTCTCTCTCCCGGACTACCCCCTCACGAGGACGCCCCCGCacatgaggaagaagaacccCGTGGCCGACCTCTCTCTCGACTTCCCGCTCCTCAGCAGAGCGGTGGCCTCGGTGTTCCGCAAAACAACGCCAACAAGCGACTCTCTGTGGGATTCAGGCCTCTGCCTCCTAGCGAAGCCATGGAGTCTGATGACCCTGAAGTCCGCGCCAACCGTATCCGTTCTTTCTACAAGGAGTACTTTGATGATTCTAATGAAGCGCCCCCTCCTATGCCCACTCAACCTCCCCAGCAcctgcaacagcagcagcagcagcagcaacagcctcagCCACAGAGACAGGGCGGTCCCGATTACTATGAAGACTATGATCAAGGTTACCTAGAGGCAGCTGCTTACTATGACGCCGACACCAACGCCTTTGTTATGCCCTATGCCCAGCCTGTTACCCGTCGTGCCATGACACCACCTCCCAGTAGCCGTCAAGGTGCTCCTCGGGGTGGCTCACGTGGCCCCGGCCCGCGCTTCCGTGGTGCTAATGGAAATGGCGGAACCTTCTCTCCCGGCCCTGGTGGACGTCCTCGCGCCGGATCAGCTTTCGGCCCTAGACCGGATTCTTCCGCATCTGGCAGATGGGCTCGCCAAAACCAGCCAAAGAAGAACTTGCCTCCTCCGGCTGCTCTGGCCACGCTGCCAACACCATCCAAGCTAGCTGACGATTCtttcgccatcttcaatgCCGCTGATTTTGCTCCCCCGTCTAGCATCAGGGATAACGTTGCCGGCCGAAGTCAAAGCCCCTTTGGCGAGAGACGCCCCTTCCTGCAGCCACCAACTGCTGCTTCACCGCTGGTGACTGCTTTCGAAGATCTAACACCTCTACCCAGCCC ACACTTGCTCCGAAAATCTAGCACCTTCACTGGCCTGGACTTTGCCCCTCCCAAGAAGTTCAGAGATCCTGAGGTCGCCAGCGACGCAGGCAGCATCAGGAGTAACAGAAGCGGCATCTCCCAGACGCAGCTCAATGCCATCCGAAGTGGAGCAGGCCGCATCAGTCGCCTTCCAGGTGACACAGTTTTCACGACAGCTGCCATGGACGACCAGCTGAAGCCCTCATGGACCCTGCGACCTTAG
- a CDS encoding uncharacterized protein (EggNog:ENOG41~MEROPS:MER0033188) gives MSSSPTVTVNGCTIVGAFQPASAKYPKALDIFHGIPFASAQRFAPAVATPLGDQASGLVIDASRPAPSQPFPMAPHATAEDPLSLNIFRPSFSSSTSVFVVADGDGIGNEEDALAAAAGTRRDLPVVVYVHGGAFNFGFPAERDLASFVAWGRNQVLVVSISYRLGALGFLAGSPDVTTKGLNLNLGLRDQRVAVEWVRQWIGEFGGDVDDITLWGSSAGAHSVGHHMLNPSPLPFRKAILESGSPTARSVLSASHPRNVGQLSELVMYANNKPLDSLPIDSLVQSSFTVYAMHHTAVTWPFQPVIDGPGGVIPDLPLNLWRDLISSGRAKDLSVITGFCSHEGTTFAPQHASTSAEFRSFFQKLIPSFSADDLDALEMLYPDPLIHPDSPYRQPPGIGGPQKRPYGAQFRRIHEAYGHYAYICPVLHTAHTLSRAGARVYVYEYAALSSPFKAASHGDQPPAVTHDLNVLEFTPGLVATAKEMSQRWISFSSSPSGTLDQGDADEAWPEFQSPFGDDGSLPGAGLGELLVFGDGNDEAAGGRNQGTPVKTRTLTERELEQCRFWWDRMELSQGMGERGAATAWLRA, from the exons ATGTCTTCCTCGCCGACCGTCACGGTCAACGGCTGCACCATCGTGGGCGCCTTCCAGCCCGCCTCGGCCAAGTACCCCAAGGCGCTGGACATCTTCCACGGCATCCCCTTTGCCAGCGCCCAGCGCTTCGCCCCCGCCGTCGCGACGCCTCTGGGCGACCAGGCCTCGGGCCTCGTCATCGATGCCTCCCGGCCGGCGCCCTCGCAGCCGTTCCCGATGGCGCCGCACGCAACGGCCGAGGACCCGCTGAGCCTCAACATCTTCCGGCCGTCGTTTTCGTCGTCGACGTCGGTGTTTGTGGTGgccgatggcgatggcatcGGCAATGAGGAGGatgctcttgctgctgcggccggGACGAGGCGAGACCTGCCGGTGGTGGTGTACGTGCATGGCGGGGCCTTTAACTTTGGCTTCCCCGCGGAGAGGGATCTGGCGTCGTTTGTGGCCTGGGGGAGGAATCAGGTGCTGGTTGTGAGCATTTCGTATCGCCTGGGCGCGCTGGGGTTCTTGGCCGGCTCGCCAGATGTAACGACAAAGGGCCTGAATCTGAATCTGGGGTTGAGGGATCAGCGGGTGGCGGTTGAGTGGGTGAGGCAGTGGATCGGCGAGTTTGGCGGAGATGTTGATGATATCACGCTCTGGGGATCAAGTGCTGGGGCTCATTCA GTCGGTCATCACATGCTGAacccttctcctcttccattcCGCAAGGCCATCCTCGAGTCTGGCTCTCCAACCGCGCGCTCTGTCCTCTCAGCGTCACATCCTCGCAACGTTGGACAGCTAAGCGAACTCGTCATGTACGCCAACAACAAGCCTCTCGACTCCCTACCCATCGACTCCCTCGTCCAGTCTTCCTTCACGGTGTATGCGATGCACCACACAGCCGTGACCTGGCCGTTCCAGCCCGTTATTGATGGCCCTGGAGGCGTCATCCCCGACCTACCGCTGAACCTGTGGCGTGATCTCATCAGTTCGGGCCGCGCAAAGGACTTATCCGTCATCACAGGCTTCTGCTCTCATGAGGGCACGACTTTTGCTCCCCAGCATGCTTCTACCAGCGCCGAATTCCGCTCCTTCTTCCAGAAACTCATCCCTTCCTTTTCAGCAGACGATCTTGATGCCCTCGAGATGCTATATCCAGATCCTCTCATCCATCCTGATTCTCCCTACCGTCAACCTCCCGGTATAGGCGGTCCTCAGAAACGCCCTTATGGCGCTCAGTTCCGACGCATTCACGAGGCGTATGGCCATTACGCCTATATATGTCCTGTTCTACACACCGCGCACACATTATCTAGAGCCGGCGCCCGCGTCTATGTATACGAATATGCTGCGCTATCTTCCCCCTTCAAGGCAGCGTCTCACGGCGACCAACCTCCAGCCGTAACGCACGATCTAAACGTCCTCGAATTCACCCCAGGCCTCGTAGCCACCGCCAAAGAAATGAGCCAACGCTGGAtctctttctcctcatctccatctggcACCCTGGACCAAGGCGACGCAGATGAAGCATGGCCCGAGTTTCAATCACCCTTTGGAGACGATGGCTCTCTGCCGGGAGCTGGACTCGGCGAGCTCCTCGTCTTTGGAGATGGCAATGATGAAGCCGCGGGAGGCCGGAATCAGGGCACGCCggtgaagacgaggacgctGACGGagagggagctggagcaATGTCGCTTCTGGTGGGACCGCATGGAGTTGAGTCAGGGCATGGGAGAGCGAGGCGCAGCGACAGCCTGGTTAAGAGCGTGA
- a CDS encoding uncharacterized protein (EggNog:ENOG41), producing the protein MARCSVAATPATEAGDFERLRNGGTFDVCFGADLFGRPASSRDVYEYEKLPHLPTKQITSSKRNLAGGSVDQDPCPGQCHGQGRQASDVAFANGLKKHVVATSPSTLCRAAKPASQPFRRRPAVDSETFRPLDSLREASALSVNKHNYENTGSPSTRESPERFAEVYDLLKDTVTERSIWEQVKKHSAGQFEWLMTHLPSPDSTIHDSSSEEYATGDGTHGVHDTVYACSLVLQKKRGLHSDSECPLNSYYLLATPLQYSANWTVEMQEPRIVNDEDESVTWVDRSRPGTPPMKVPEIVYAVENAVSPTFTAVSDRSFGESSSRTTSFSLPRIEDSLEELDRLEDEIEALNDFTHSQQLHSQQLHSQQLVLLEKQQQQQLAKAGTQPTVERAANASKRSTVACAPATVRVKPTEKVSALPRRSTSLVVREKSLDEPTKASLSRRSGLGVFMSKAGSTLATVAKSSIGSSKTPTIPKFELPGKAVARRLKEVRDAREAQQAAAHKALEAPPAKPRTSKTLPRPTFELPGDTISRRKKEENEAKLKAQEEEQRKKREFKARPAKPSSTPSTLPRDTVASRARQAKIQEETAERLAASLHKVKRLSLGLVRDEPTTPTLIKTEKKRGGRSSMMAAAEEINRTVLASLGSSTKNKNLLSIGGMMSRLKPRSKEIQAQDTASINERKSCEISERPMTAKAARDEAAEHSRKASREWAERKHRKETSPLKREAEP; encoded by the exons GACGTTTACGAGTACGAGAAACTGCCTCATCTTCCGACAAAGCAAATCACCTCGTCGAAGCGGAATTTAGCGGGGGGTAGTGTTGACCAGGATCCCTGCCCAGGTCAATGTCACGGCCAGGGTCGCCAGGCATCGGATGTTGCCTTTGCTAATGGGCTGAAGAAACATGTCGTGGCAACATCCCCCTCGACCCTTTGTCGAGCAGCCAAACCAGCCTCACAGCCATTTCGACGTCGGCCAGCGGTTGATTCAGAGACGTTCCGGCCTCTCGACTCATTGCGAGAAGCATCTGCGCTGAGTGTCAACAAGCACAATTATGAGAACACGGGGTCACCGTCCACTCGTGAATCTCCAG AGCGCTTCGCTGAAGTATACGACCTGCTGAAAGACACGGTTACCGAGCGCTCCATCTGGGAGCAGGTTAAGAAACACTCAGCCGGTCAATTTGAATGGCTGATGACCCATCTGCCGTCTCCAGACTCAACCATCCACGACAGCTCCTCTGAAGAGTACGCTACAGGGGACGGGACGCACGGAGTCCACGATACGGTATACGCTTGCAGTCTAGTGTTGCAGAAGAAGCGAGGGCTTCATAGCGACAGCGAGTGCCCGCTCAATTCATATTATTTGCTGGCTACGCCATTGCAGTACAGCGCCAATTGGACTGTGGAAATGCAGGAGCCTCGAATTGTgaacgacgaggacgaatcTGTTACCTGGGTAGACAGGAGCCGCCCAGGAACGCCGCCAATGAAGGTTCCGGAGATTGTATATGCTGTTGAAAATGCAGTATCGCCGACGTTTACGGCAGTGAGTGATAGAAGCTTTGGCGAGAGCTCATCAAGGACCACATCATTCTCACTGCCGCGGATTGAAGACTCactggaggagctggaccGGCTGGAGGATGAGATAGAGGCACTGAATGACTTTACACACTCTCAACAGCTGCATTCTCAACAGCTGCACTCTCAACAGCTAGTGCTGCTAGaaaaacaacagcagcagcagctagcAAAAGCTGGGACCCAGCCAACTGTAGAGAGGGCAGCCAACGCCTCGAAAAGATCGACCGTAGCATGTGCGCCGGCCACGGTTCGCGTGAAGCCTACAGAGAAAGTTAGTGCACTGCCGCGTCGGTCTACGTCTCTTGTGGTACGGGAGAAGAGCTTAGATGAGCCAACCAAGGCATCTCTGAGCCGTCGGTCGGGTCTTGGCGTGTTCATGTCGAAAGCTGGTAGCACCCTGGCGACGGTCGCCAAGTCATCAATTGGATCATCAAAAACGCCTACAATTCCCAAGTTCGAGTTACCAGGTAAGGCTGTAGCTCGACGCTTGAAGGAAGTTCGTGACGCCCGCGAAGCACAGCAAGCCGCGGCTCACAAGGCATTGGAAGCTCCTCCTGCCAAGCCCAGAACCAGCAAGACTTTGCCCAGGCCTACCTTTGAGCTGCCTGGAGATACCATCTCCCGgcggaagaaggaggaaaacgAGGCAAAGTTGAAGGcccaggaagaagagcagcgcaaGAAACGGGAATTCAAGGCAAGGCCAGCAAAGCCAAGCTCTACACCCAGCACGCTTCCCCGGGACACGGTGGCAAGTCGGGCTCGCCAAGCCAAAATCCAGGAAGAGACTGCAGAGAGATTGGCTGCCTCGTTGCATAAGGTCAAGCGGCTATCGCTGGGTCTTGTGCGCGATGAGCCTACGACACCCACGCTAATCAAGACGGAGAAGAAGCGCGGCGGGCGTAGCTCCATGATGGCGGCCGCTGAAGAGATCAATAGGACTGTTCTAGCATCATTGGGCAGCTCGACTAAGAATAAGAATCTTTTGTCCATCGGAGGCATGATGTCGCGGCTGAAACCCCGAAGCAAGGAGATCCAGGCACAAGACACTGCAAGCATCAACGAGAGGAAGAGCTGTGAGATCAGCGAAAGACCGATGACAGCTAAAGCAGCCAGAgacgaggctgctgagcaCTCTAGGAAGGCGAGCCGAGAGTGGGCAGAGAGAAAGCACCGTAAGGAGACGTCACCTCTGAAGCGGGAAGCGGAACCGTAA
- a CDS encoding uncharacterized protein (BUSCO:EOG092D3M3Y), protein MSAPVDTSKVTDSGAESPTTAQPLDMSDDEVQESGITGDGTVSPMLGSRQSSEGPTPPPKPPRPMTEAQKNQITLKEAFPTVDDNVIKAVLRASGGQVEPAFNALLEMTDPEAVLNEPQEVPPQQPPRPSRSQIEADELYARQLAEHYDNVGAYEARTSNRGGNGRTRSQPGYEGEEREHSFIDDDLPIIRENLRQGFVETQSKVNGWISMMKKKIEENFDESDDAHRSDGPQYRHGGPSNRSTDYDADPQVLSDDFAGMKFSSDGTPAHNIRPMANTGVYRPPPSASPRPEGRRVGFKDEPEEIKMYDASPKLSPKGETPGATGAKASKWQPLSSVEPDPITDNDPFSLGDSEDEGETKEKPKDGKLDDAERLKKAAAEAMADSLVDPAKEGDSSAKKS, encoded by the exons ATGTCGGCTCCCGTAGATACG AGCAAAGTGACAGATTCAGGCGCCGAATCGCCAACCACAGCGCAACCGCTTGATATGTCAGATGATGAGGTGCAGGAATCCGGAATAACAGGAGACGGCACCGTATCACCAATGCTTGGCTCAAGGCAAAGCTCAGAGGGCCCAACCCCTCCACCAAAGCCTCCGCGTCCCATGACCGAGGCGCAGAAGAATCAGATCACTCTGAAAGAGGCATTTCCGACAGTTGACGATAATGTCATTAAAGCGGTCTTGAGAGCAAGTGGCGGCCAGGTCGAGCCCGCCTTCAACGCTCTACTAG AAATGACCGACCCAGAAGCGGTTCTCAACGAGCCGCAAGAAGTTCCGCCCCAGCAGCCCCCAAGGCCTTCGCGATCCCAGATTGAAGCAGACGAGCTATATGCGCGCCAGTTGGCAGAGCACTACGATAACGTCGGCGCCTACGAAGCTCGCACCTCCAACCGTGGCGGTAATGGGCGCACAAGATCGCAGCCCGGCTACGAAGGAGAGGAGCGAGAGCATAGCTTTATAGATGACGACCTCCCAATCATCCGCGAGAACCTCCGACAGGGATTCGTGGAGACTCAGTCGAAGGTCAACGGCTGGATTAgtatgatgaagaaaaagatcgAGGAGAATTTCGACGAGAGTGACGATGCTCACCGCAGCGATGGGCCTCAGTATCGCCATGGTGGGCCTAGCAACAGGAGTACGGATTATGACGCAGATCCGCAGGTGCTTAGTGATGATTTCGCTGGTATGAAGTTCTCGTCGGACGGCA CCCCTGCTCATAACATCCGACCGATGGCCAATACTGGCGTTTACAGACCACCTCCTTCAGCTTCACCGCGACCAGAGGGCCGAAGAGTGGGATTCAAGGACGAACCTGAAGAGATTAAGATGTATGATGCTTCGCCAAAACTCTCTCCCAAGGGCGAGACCCCGGGCGCAACAGGGGCCAAGGCAAGCAAATGGCAGCCGCTCTCTAGCGTGGAGCCAGATCCGATTACCGATAACGATCCTTTCAGCTTGGGAGATAGTGAGGACGAGGGGGAGACAAAAGAGAAGCCGAAGGATGGCAAGTTGGACGATGCCGAGCGGTTGAAAAAGGCGGCTGCCGAGGCGATGGCTGATAGTCTGGTCGATCCAGcgaaagaaggagattcaagcgcaaagaagagctga
- a CDS encoding uncharacterized protein (TransMembrane:1 (o199-221i)~EggNog:ENOG41) produces the protein MATTDPPQGSTAPPAENAAPSSSAPPPEKSTSPPDQPPTSSEPPPTSSPPSSTPTEPPSSTPSSTPPPESSTSAPPPTSSPPTTEPPPSTSSSSSPSSTPDSTSSTTSPDQTTSSPPSSTTPPSSSNPSSATTTPPPSSSDVTVSVSGTGGSTVNVIVTHTTTPSGSPSGITTSSTSTATPNGVAGKDSSSGLSSTAKVAIGVVVPIVAIAILAVIGLFFWKKTRARRQAEAERRKEVEDYAYNPNADPTIPVVGMSGGDSYEMREEESVGYRGWGSTTLAGGSTGRKASTTISGATNNGYSDMAPSRGNMSEAALIDNPEGEILGAMGPAAANNRGDVRRGASNASSSYSATGRSDGSDAGVGVAYGGSGGYYDQYGQSPYETGYGNPGDNMPAPPIIRDNPARRSARVENPGHFPQQSAGISQNF, from the coding sequence ATGGCCACAACCGATCCACCACAGGGTTCGACCGCACCACCAGCGGAAAACGCAGCGCCCAGTTCTTCGGCTCCTCCACCGGAGAAATCGACGTCGCCGCCAGATCAACCGCCAACTTCGAGCGAACCACCGCCGACATCGTCGCCTCCATCCTCAACCCCGACAGAACCCCCGAGCTCGACTCCGTCGTCTACTCCTCCTCCAGAGAGCTCGACTTCTGCGCCGCCTCCAACATCCTCGCCTCCGACTACGGAACCGCCGCCGTCAACCTCATCGAGCTCGTCACCATCTTCGACGCCAGACTCTACTTCTTCCACTACATCGCCGGACCAAACAACCAGCAGCCCCCCTTCGTCAACAACACCCCCGAGCTCCTCCAATCCGTCATCAGCCAccacaacaccaccaccatcgtcaAGTGATGTCACCGTGTCTGTCTCGGGCACAGGTGGTTCTACCGTTAATGTCATCGTGACACACACTACGACGCCTTCAGGCTCTCCAAGTGGCATAACTACCTCTTCTACCTCTACGGCAACCCCGAATGGCGTTGCTGGTaaggacagcagcagcggccttAGTTCAACAGCCAAGGTAGCCATTGGCGTGGTCGTACCCATCGTtgctattgctattttgGCAGTCATTGGGCTTTTCTTCTGGAAGAAGACTCGCGCGCGCCGTCAAGCAGAGGCGGAGCGCCGAAAGGAAGTCGAAGATTATGCCTACAACCCCAATGCGGATCCTACAATTCCCGTTGTCGGTATGTCTGGCGGAGATTCatatgagatgagagaagaggaatccGTGGGATATCGTGGCTGGGGATCGACCACTCTCGCCGGCGGCTCAACCGGCCGAAAGGCTTCTACAACGATATCTGGCGCCACCAACAACGGATATTCTGACATGGCGCCTTCTCGCGGTAACATGTCCGAGGCCGCATTGATTGACAACCCTGAAGGAGAGATTCTTGGTGCCATGGGCCCCGCAGCCGCAAACAACCGAGGTGACGTTAGACGAGGAGCCTCGAATGCGTCTTCTTCATACAGCGCAACTGGCCGATCAGACGGCTCCGATGCGGGCGTGGGCGTGGCTTACGGCGGTAGTGGCGGCTATTACGATCAATATGGCCAGAGCCCGTATGAGACTGGCTATGGCAATCCTGGCGACAACATGCCCGCTCCACCCATTATCCGTGATAATCCTGCACGTCGCAGCGCGCGCGTTGAAAATCCTGGCCACTTCCCCCAACAGAGCGCTGGTATTTCCCAGAACTTCTAG